From a single Lactococcus carnosus genomic region:
- the yfmH gene encoding EF-P 5-aminopentanol modification-associated protein YfmH, whose translation MEIKRYPQVGEVLYKETLANGLIVYYLPKPDFNKTYGLFTTNFGSLDTTFVPRGQTDMRTFPEGIAHFLEHKLFEKEDGDAMTFFSNLGASSNAFTSFTRTSYLFSTRENIDPNVALLLDFVQDPYFTQASVEKEQGIITQEIQMYQDDADFRLFFGLLQNLYPDSALSSDIAGTPQSIREISAEDLYDNYRTFYHPANMTLFLTGPFDVTSLSALVHQNQADKKFDTISEIERAPFVSGKQIRSNEITFDVTIPKLALGFRGYNKLPSDDAVRFEYKLAIQVMLTMILGNTSSQYETLYNQGLIDDSFGFDFEVTPHYQFASMTSDTLYPTKLAKILRETLKSYKIESDFNLAHLEIIKKEMLGDYYKALNSLEFIANQFSSNLFEGVTFFDFPTILSDLTLEKIEHHADHFIAEMISTDFSMMPKI comes from the coding sequence TTGGAGATTAAAAGGTATCCACAAGTTGGCGAAGTGCTTTATAAAGAAACATTAGCCAATGGTCTCATTGTCTATTATTTACCCAAACCTGATTTTAATAAAACTTATGGGCTGTTCACCACAAATTTTGGTAGTTTAGACACCACATTTGTCCCACGTGGGCAGACTGATATGAGGACTTTCCCTGAGGGCATTGCGCATTTTCTAGAGCATAAGTTGTTTGAAAAAGAGGATGGGGATGCCATGACTTTTTTCAGTAACTTAGGTGCAAGTTCAAATGCATTTACAAGCTTTACACGAACGTCCTATCTCTTTTCAACCAGAGAAAATATCGATCCCAATGTTGCTTTGTTGTTGGACTTTGTACAGGATCCTTATTTTACGCAGGCGTCAGTCGAAAAAGAACAAGGGATTATTACACAGGAAATTCAGATGTATCAGGATGATGCTGATTTTCGCTTGTTTTTTGGCTTACTACAAAACCTCTATCCTGATTCTGCCTTGTCCTCAGATATTGCGGGCACACCGCAAAGCATTAGAGAGATTTCCGCAGAAGATCTTTATGACAACTACCGCACATTTTATCATCCAGCCAATATGACACTGTTTTTAACAGGGCCATTTGATGTCACAAGTCTGTCAGCCTTAGTCCATCAAAATCAAGCTGACAAAAAATTCGATACGATCTCAGAAATAGAACGGGCACCATTTGTATCAGGAAAGCAAATACGATCAAATGAAATCACCTTTGATGTTACCATTCCTAAACTTGCCTTAGGGTTTAGAGGATACAACAAATTACCATCAGATGATGCGGTACGCTTCGAGTATAAGCTTGCCATTCAAGTCATGCTGACGATGATCTTGGGTAATACGAGTAGTCAATATGAAACGCTCTATAATCAAGGGTTAATTGATGATTCTTTTGGCTTTGATTTTGAAGTCACACCGCACTATCAGTTTGCAAGTATGACTTCTGATACATTGTATCCAACAAAACTTGCTAAAATTTTGCGTGAAACACTAAAAAGTTATAAAATAGAAAGTGATTTCAATTTAGCACATCTAGAGATTATCAAAAAAGAAATGTTAGGTGATTATTATAAAGCTTTAAACTCCTTAGAGTTTATTGCTAATCAGTTTTCATCTAACCTTTTTGAAGGCGTAACCTTTTTTGACTTTCCAACGATTTTGTCGGACTTAACGCTAGAGAAAATTGAGCACCATGCAGATCATTTTATAGCAGAGATGATCTCAACGGACTTTTCTATGATGCCTAAAATATAA
- a CDS encoding helix-turn-helix domain-containing protein, giving the protein MAQKTVGQVLRAKRAKLDMTLNEAENLTKIQKTYIVALEQDNYDALPGDFYIKAYIKQYAERLDLDSDKMISAYETGDLIEVREPTDFSENYRFVKPSERLEEEERLTSKKKMAALSAHYDSRDGCSLNCV; this is encoded by the coding sequence TTGGCACAAAAAACAGTTGGTCAAGTACTACGTGCAAAGCGTGCAAAGCTTGATATGACGCTTAATGAAGCGGAAAATTTAACAAAAATTCAAAAAACATACATCGTTGCATTGGAACAGGATAATTATGACGCGCTTCCAGGAGACTTCTACATCAAGGCATACATTAAGCAATATGCTGAGCGACTAGATCTGGATTCTGATAAAATGATCAGTGCTTACGAAACAGGCGACTTAATAGAAGTACGAGAACCAACTGATTTTTCAGAAAATTACCGTTTTGTTAAACCATCAGAGAGGTTGGAGGAAGAGGAGCGACTGACTAGTAAAAAAAAAATGGCAGCATTATCTGCCCATTACGATTCTAGGGACGGTTGCAGCCTTAATTGTGTTTAG
- the pgsA gene encoding CDP-diacylglycerol--glycerol-3-phosphate 3-phosphatidyltransferase, giving the protein MKFTKENLPNNLTIARIFAIPVFLLIIVLGGHSQTWQIVAAVLFAVASATDWLDGYLARKWHIVSNFGKFADPLADKMLVMAAFIMLVPLDLAPAWIIAVIVCRELAVTGLRLLLVEQGGVVMAAALPGKIKTFTQMLSIIFLLLGLTTIGTIFLYICLVATIYSGYDYFVKNMSVFKDAD; this is encoded by the coding sequence ATGAAATTTACGAAAGAGAACTTACCCAATAACCTGACGATTGCACGCATATTTGCCATACCAGTGTTTCTGCTAATCATCGTTTTAGGTGGTCACTCGCAAACGTGGCAAATTGTTGCCGCTGTTTTATTCGCAGTGGCTTCAGCTACCGACTGGTTAGATGGTTATTTGGCGCGTAAGTGGCATATAGTATCCAATTTTGGCAAGTTTGCTGATCCTTTAGCAGATAAAATGCTAGTGATGGCAGCCTTTATTATGCTTGTACCGCTTGATTTAGCACCCGCTTGGATAATTGCAGTTATTGTCTGTCGTGAATTAGCAGTGACAGGCTTACGCTTACTGCTTGTTGAACAAGGTGGCGTCGTGATGGCGGCGGCATTACCTGGTAAAATCAAAACATTTACACAAATGCTATCGATCATTTTCTTGCTACTCGGACTAACGACGATTGGGACGATTTTCTTATATATCTGTCTGGTGGCAACCATCTATTCAGGATACGATTATTTTGTAAAAAATATGAGCGTTTTCAAGGATGCGGATTGA
- the hisS gene encoding histidine--tRNA ligase, which yields MKLQRPKGTNDILPGESEKWQFVEETMRQVFAAYHFNEIRTPIFEHYEVISRSVGDTTDIVTKEMYDFYDKGDRHITLRPEATAPVVRAYVENKKFAPEVQKPFKVYYTGPMFRYERPQAGRLREFHQIGVENFGSKNPATDVETIAMAKAFFDQLGVQNIKLVINSLGDSDTRKAYREALIGYLEQHLDALSSDSKRRLHENPLRVLDSKEKADIEIVKDAPSILDFLSEASQTHLADVTAMLDSLSIAYQVDQNMVRGLDYYNDTIFEFMTDIKGKELTLCGGGRYDSLVSYFDGPETPGFGFGLGVERLLMVLEAQGVTLPVAQTLDVYVVVLGASANLAALKLVQSLRNQGYAVERDVLNRKIKQQFKSAEEFGAKTIITLGESEVDSGDITVKNNVTRTEVVTTLATIQDNFDAVFSELTVKDV from the coding sequence ATGAAATTACAGAGACCTAAAGGCACCAATGATATTTTACCTGGAGAAAGTGAAAAATGGCAGTTTGTAGAGGAGACGATGAGACAAGTCTTTGCAGCCTATCACTTTAATGAAATTAGAACACCTATTTTTGAACATTATGAGGTCATTTCACGTTCTGTTGGTGATACAACAGATATCGTAACTAAAGAAATGTACGATTTCTATGACAAGGGTGACCGTCACATCACGCTCCGTCCTGAAGCGACGGCGCCTGTTGTTCGTGCTTATGTCGAAAATAAAAAATTTGCACCAGAGGTTCAAAAACCGTTTAAGGTCTACTATACTGGTCCAATGTTCCGTTATGAACGGCCTCAAGCAGGTCGCTTACGTGAATTTCATCAGATTGGTGTTGAAAATTTTGGCTCAAAAAATCCAGCGACAGACGTTGAGACAATTGCGATGGCCAAAGCCTTTTTTGATCAGCTGGGCGTGCAAAATATCAAGTTAGTGATTAACTCACTAGGCGATAGTGATACGCGAAAGGCCTATCGTGAGGCTTTGATTGGGTATTTAGAGCAACATTTGGATGCCCTTTCCTCAGACTCAAAACGTCGTTTGCATGAGAATCCTTTACGGGTATTAGACTCTAAAGAAAAAGCAGATATCGAAATTGTCAAGGATGCACCGTCGATTTTAGATTTCTTGTCTGAGGCTAGTCAAACCCATTTGGCTGATGTGACAGCGATGCTAGATAGTCTTTCGATTGCTTACCAAGTGGATCAAAACATGGTCCGCGGTTTAGATTATTACAACGACACGATTTTTGAATTTATGACAGATATTAAAGGCAAAGAACTGACACTTTGTGGCGGTGGGCGTTATGACTCACTTGTCAGTTATTTTGATGGTCCTGAAACACCAGGTTTTGGCTTTGGACTTGGTGTGGAGCGTCTCCTTATGGTATTAGAGGCGCAAGGTGTTACCTTGCCAGTGGCGCAAACTTTAGACGTATATGTGGTTGTTTTAGGTGCAAGTGCTAATCTCGCCGCACTCAAATTGGTTCAATCTTTACGTAATCAAGGCTATGCTGTAGAGCGAGATGTCTTGAATCGTAAAATTAAGCAGCAATTTAAATCAGCAGAAGAATTTGGTGCTAAAACAATTATCACCCTAGGCGAGTCAGAAGTTGACTCAGGTGATATTACTGTCAAAAATAATGTGACACGTACAGAAGTTGTGACAACATTAGCTACTATTCAAGATAATTTTGATGCTGTCTTTTCAGAATTGACGGTAAAAGATGTCTGA
- the aspS gene encoding aspartate--tRNA ligase, with the protein MKRTLYAGAVRTEHIGQTVTLKGWVSRRRNLGGLIFIDLRDREGIMQLVVNPELVSKDVLTMAEGLRSEFVIEVTGAVNARTQANDKLATGQVELEVTSLSILNAAKTTPFEIKDGLEASDETRMRYRYLDLRRPEMLANFKLRHQVTKTIRHYLDELDFIDVETPMLTKSTPEGARDYLVPSRISEGHFYALPQSPQITKQLLMNAGFDRYYQIVKCFRDEDLRGDRQPEFTQVDLETSFLDEHEIQDMTEGLIAKVMKETKDIDVTLPFPRLSYDDAMNQYGSDKPDTRFAMHLVDVTEIAKQADFKVFTEAPVVKAIVAKNVADRYSRKDIDKLTEFAKQFGAKGLAWVKFVDNAFSGPIAKFLPEISADLSHQLALTDNDLVLFVADELDIANATLGALRSSIAKDQDLIDETKFNFLWVIDWPMFEWSEEEARYTSAHHPFTLPTQESAHELEGDLSKVRAVAYDIVLNGYELGGGSLRINQKALQERMLKALGFSQEAANEQFGFLLEAMDYGFPPHGGLALGLDRFVMLLAGKENIREVIAFPKNNKATDPMTQAPSLVSSQQLSELNLKIGK; encoded by the coding sequence ATGAAACGTACATTATATGCGGGCGCAGTCCGCACGGAACATATTGGTCAAACTGTTACACTTAAAGGTTGGGTATCACGTCGTCGAAATCTTGGTGGGTTGATATTCATTGATTTGCGGGACCGTGAAGGCATCATGCAGTTGGTCGTGAATCCGGAGCTGGTTTCAAAAGACGTGTTGACGATGGCAGAGGGGTTACGCAGTGAATTTGTAATCGAAGTGACGGGTGCTGTTAATGCTAGAACACAAGCTAATGATAAATTAGCAACTGGTCAAGTTGAACTGGAAGTAACTAGCCTGTCGATTCTAAACGCTGCGAAAACAACACCTTTTGAAATAAAAGATGGGTTAGAAGCAAGTGATGAGACACGGATGCGTTATCGCTATCTCGACTTAAGACGTCCTGAGATGTTGGCTAACTTCAAACTGCGTCATCAGGTGACTAAAACAATTCGCCATTACCTAGATGAGCTTGATTTTATCGATGTTGAGACACCGATGCTTACAAAATCAACACCTGAAGGTGCGCGTGATTACTTGGTACCTAGTCGTATTTCAGAGGGGCATTTTTATGCCTTACCTCAGTCGCCACAAATTACCAAGCAATTATTGATGAATGCTGGTTTTGACAGATACTACCAAATCGTTAAATGTTTTCGAGATGAAGATTTGCGTGGCGACCGTCAGCCTGAGTTCACACAAGTCGATTTAGAGACGTCTTTCTTAGATGAACATGAGATTCAAGACATGACTGAGGGCTTGATTGCAAAAGTCATGAAAGAAACAAAAGACATAGACGTTACCTTACCATTTCCAAGGTTATCTTACGATGATGCCATGAACCAATATGGGTCTGATAAGCCAGATACGCGTTTTGCCATGCATCTAGTAGATGTCACAGAAATAGCCAAACAAGCTGATTTTAAGGTGTTCACAGAAGCACCAGTCGTTAAAGCTATCGTTGCTAAAAATGTAGCTGATCGTTATTCTCGAAAAGATATCGATAAACTAACAGAATTTGCTAAGCAATTTGGTGCAAAAGGACTTGCATGGGTCAAGTTTGTTGACAACGCCTTTTCAGGACCAATTGCCAAATTCTTACCAGAAATTAGTGCAGATTTATCACACCAATTAGCCTTAACTGATAATGATTTAGTCCTTTTTGTCGCCGATGAACTAGATATAGCTAATGCCACATTAGGTGCCTTACGTAGTTCTATCGCAAAAGATCAGGACTTAATCGATGAGACTAAATTCAACTTTCTTTGGGTGATCGATTGGCCGATGTTTGAATGGAGCGAAGAAGAGGCGCGTTATACCAGCGCCCATCATCCTTTTACCCTGCCAACACAAGAAAGTGCGCATGAGCTTGAGGGAGACCTATCAAAAGTCCGTGCAGTCGCCTATGATATCGTCTTAAATGGCTATGAACTAGGTGGTGGTAGTCTCCGGATCAATCAAAAAGCACTTCAAGAGCGTATGCTTAAGGCACTTGGCTTTAGTCAAGAAGCAGCAAATGAACAGTTTGGCTTCTTATTAGAAGCAATGGACTACGGTTTTCCACCACATGGTGGTCTCGCACTTGGTCTTGACCGATTCGTCATGTTATTAGCTGGCAAGGAAAATATCCGTGAAGTGATTGCATTCCCTAAAAATAATAAGGCAACAGATCCGATGACGCAAGCACCTAGTCTCGTTTCATCTCAGCAACTTTCTGAACTTAACCTAAAAATTGGAAAATAA
- a CDS encoding YitT family protein: protein MINVLKNLSFEKLMQKLSASVVYAILSAIALNLFFQPGHVYSSGITGLAQIFTTLSVRVIGQNLPVSITLYLLNLPLLVLAWFKIGKQFTLYTVLTVTLSSVFIHIIPQYTLATDPIINAIFGGAVMGAGIGYALRSGISSGGTDILSLYIRKKTGRQVGNISLVFNGIIVLVAGILFGWQYMFYSLLTIFVSSRVTDAIYTKQRKMQATIITKNPKAVTQALHEVLHRGVTVVHSAEGGYSHINMTLLITIITQAEYQEFKHIMKIVDPTAFVSIAENVKVLGRFVEDET, encoded by the coding sequence ATGATTAACGTGTTAAAAAATTTATCCTTCGAAAAGTTGATGCAAAAATTGTCAGCATCCGTTGTTTACGCTATCTTGTCAGCGATTGCCTTAAACTTGTTCTTCCAGCCAGGGCACGTCTATTCAAGCGGCATTACAGGGTTAGCACAAATATTTACGACCCTATCAGTCAGAGTAATTGGGCAAAATTTACCTGTGTCAATCACCTTGTATTTACTCAATCTGCCCTTGTTGGTTTTAGCGTGGTTCAAGATTGGTAAACAGTTTACACTTTATACGGTGTTGACAGTCACGTTAAGCTCTGTCTTCATCCATATTATTCCACAGTATACCCTGGCAACAGACCCGATTATCAATGCGATTTTTGGTGGTGCTGTTATGGGTGCCGGTATTGGATATGCCTTACGTAGTGGTATTTCAAGTGGTGGCACAGATATTTTGAGTCTGTATATCCGCAAGAAAACAGGTCGTCAAGTTGGTAATATCAGCTTAGTTTTTAATGGGATCATCGTCCTGGTAGCGGGTATATTATTTGGTTGGCAATACATGTTCTACTCGCTATTAACGATATTTGTTTCTAGTCGTGTAACCGATGCGATTTATACCAAGCAAAGAAAAATGCAAGCAACGATTATTACGAAAAATCCTAAGGCTGTTACACAAGCCCTTCATGAGGTGCTACATCGTGGCGTTACAGTTGTCCATTCTGCAGAAGGTGGTTATTCACATATCAATATGACGCTGCTAATCACGATTATAACGCAGGCTGAATATCAAGAGTTTAAGCATATTATGAAGATAGTAGATCCTACTGCGTTCGTGTCAATTGCTGAAAATGTTAAGGTTTTAGGACGTTTTGTAGAAGATGAAACTTAA
- a CDS encoding YitT family protein: protein MVKETKFHPINFIMIALGTAIYAFGFVNFNMANHLAEGGVSGLTLIGHALFNINPAYSQIILNLPLFVLGIKIFGKRGMIYTIHGTVCLSVFIWLFQRITFSIDISHDMLIAALLAGIFAGIGGGLVFRFGGTTGGGDIIGRYVEQKKGIAIGQTLFMLDILILTLSLSYIDIQHMMYTVIASFVFSQVVAVVQNGGYTVRGMLIISEHHELIASKIMAEVDRGATYLKAEGVYSGQDKKVIYVVLSPTQVLAVKAILSEIDPEAFVSIINVHEVIGSGFTSE from the coding sequence ATGGTAAAAGAAACGAAGTTTCATCCCATAAATTTCATAATGATTGCGCTAGGGACAGCAATTTATGCCTTTGGCTTTGTTAATTTTAATATGGCTAACCATCTTGCAGAAGGTGGGGTCAGTGGTTTGACTTTGATTGGTCATGCGCTATTTAATATCAATCCGGCCTATTCACAAATTATACTTAATCTACCCTTGTTTGTATTAGGTATTAAAATATTTGGTAAGCGAGGCATGATCTATACCATACATGGGACTGTGTGTTTGTCTGTCTTCATCTGGTTATTTCAGAGGATTACCTTTTCGATTGATATCAGCCATGACATGCTGATTGCAGCCTTACTTGCAGGGATTTTTGCAGGGATTGGTGGTGGACTGGTATTTCGCTTTGGCGGTACGACGGGTGGTGGCGATATCATCGGTCGCTATGTTGAACAGAAAAAAGGGATTGCAATAGGTCAAACCTTGTTTATGCTTGATATTCTGATTTTGACTTTATCTTTGAGTTATATCGATATTCAGCATATGATGTATACGGTCATCGCAAGTTTTGTCTTTAGTCAAGTAGTTGCAGTTGTCCAAAATGGTGGCTATACCGTCCGCGGCATGTTGATTATCAGTGAACATCATGAACTCATCGCTAGTAAAATCATGGCAGAAGTTGACCGGGGTGCGACTTATCTCAAGGCAGAAGGGGTCTATTCAGGTCAAGATAAAAAAGTGATCTATGTTGTGCTAAGTCCAACACAAGTACTTGCTGTCAAAGCCATTTTATCGGAGATTGATCCGGAAGCTTTTGTTTCGATTATCAATGTACATGAGGTAATTGGCAGTGGGTTTACTTCTGAATGA
- the dusB gene encoding tRNA dihydrouridine synthase DusB: MTNNYTTPWKIGDVEISKRIVLAPMAGISNKAFLSLAKEFGAGLVVTEMISDKGIEHRNTKTLSMLDFDGIPNPLSIQIFGGDAATLVEAAKFVEAHTTADIIDINMGCPVPKVTKNESGSRLLLDPNKIYDVVSAVASAIDLPVTVKMRTGWDNDHLFPVENALAAEKAGAGAVAMHGRTRAQMYEGHADWDILAKVASHMTIPFIGNGDVKTPADAKRMLDETGVDAVMIGRAALGNPWMLKRTTHFLETGEEMPEPTVFEKIETAKVHLTRLALLKGDENGAREFRQHAAYYLKGAPRAAKVKQAINQANNSLDMFGIFDTYLENL, translated from the coding sequence ATGACGAATAACTATACGACGCCTTGGAAAATTGGTGATGTCGAAATAAGCAAAAGAATCGTGCTAGCACCTATGGCTGGCATTTCAAATAAAGCATTTTTGAGCTTAGCAAAAGAGTTTGGAGCTGGGCTGGTTGTGACTGAGATGATTTCTGACAAAGGAATCGAGCATCGCAATACGAAAACCTTGTCTATGCTTGATTTTGATGGCATACCAAATCCATTATCCATTCAAATTTTTGGTGGTGATGCCGCAACCTTGGTTGAGGCTGCTAAATTTGTCGAGGCACATACGACTGCTGATATCATCGATATCAACATGGGATGCCCCGTGCCAAAAGTAACAAAAAACGAATCTGGATCACGCTTACTCCTTGATCCAAATAAGATTTATGATGTCGTTTCTGCTGTCGCATCTGCCATTGACCTCCCAGTAACTGTCAAGATGCGAACGGGTTGGGATAACGATCATCTCTTTCCTGTGGAAAATGCCTTAGCAGCCGAAAAAGCTGGTGCTGGAGCGGTTGCCATGCATGGACGAACTCGTGCGCAAATGTATGAAGGCCATGCTGATTGGGATATTCTAGCAAAAGTTGCAAGTCACATGACCATTCCTTTCATCGGTAACGGAGATGTTAAGACACCTGCAGATGCCAAAAGAATGTTAGACGAAACTGGGGTTGATGCAGTGATGATAGGCAGAGCAGCCTTGGGAAATCCTTGGATGCTGAAGCGAACAACTCATTTTCTTGAAACTGGCGAGGAAATGCCCGAACCGACAGTTTTTGAAAAAATTGAGACTGCTAAAGTCCATTTGACACGTTTAGCTTTACTAAAAGGTGATGAAAATGGCGCACGTGAGTTTCGCCAGCATGCTGCCTATTATTTAAAAGGTGCACCTCGTGCAGCAAAAGTGAAGCAAGCCATTAATCAGGCGAATAACTCTCTTGACATGTTTGGTATATTTGATACCTATTTAGAAAACCTTTGA
- the hslO gene encoding Hsp33 family molecular chaperone HslO, producing the protein MDKIIKTLSNDGYFRAYALDATQTVAEAQTRHKTWSSSTVALGRTLIAAQILGANQKGDDTITVRVQSNGAITMMIAVADTRGNVKGYIKEPNVDYKRGSTGEVLVGDVVGQGWFSVVKDMGLKTPYTGQTPLISGEIGEDLSYYLTTSEQTPSAIGLNVLLNEDETVKVAGGFLVQVMPDAPDAEIAALEARIQAMPAISNLLRSHDHSKAILDAIYGQDQYKILEESPLAFHCDCSRDRFSDGIKSLGKAEIESLITENHGAEVICQFCETVYDFSENNLKDLIKNDE; encoded by the coding sequence ATGGATAAGATTATCAAGACACTATCAAATGATGGTTATTTTAGAGCCTATGCACTGGATGCAACACAAACAGTAGCTGAGGCACAAACACGACATAAAACCTGGTCTAGTTCAACCGTTGCACTAGGTCGTACCTTAATTGCTGCGCAAATATTAGGTGCGAATCAAAAAGGGGATGACACGATTACTGTGCGTGTGCAAAGTAACGGGGCAATCACGATGATGATAGCCGTTGCGGATACACGCGGTAATGTCAAGGGTTATATTAAAGAACCTAATGTTGACTACAAACGTGGGTCAACTGGTGAAGTTTTAGTTGGTGATGTCGTCGGTCAAGGCTGGTTTTCAGTTGTCAAAGACATGGGGCTTAAAACACCTTATACTGGGCAAACCCCTTTAATTTCAGGTGAAATTGGAGAAGATTTGTCCTATTATCTAACGACGTCTGAACAGACACCTTCAGCTATAGGCCTTAACGTTTTATTAAATGAAGATGAAACGGTCAAAGTAGCAGGTGGCTTTTTAGTACAAGTCATGCCTGATGCACCTGATGCTGAAATAGCCGCACTTGAAGCTAGAATTCAAGCCATGCCTGCTATCTCTAACCTCTTACGCTCTCATGACCATTCTAAAGCAATTTTAGATGCTATCTATGGACAAGACCAGTACAAGATACTTGAAGAATCTCCCTTAGCTTTCCATTGCGACTGCTCAAGAGATCGTTTCTCTGATGGCATCAAAAGTCTCGGTAAAGCTGAAATAGAAAGTTTAATCACTGAAAATCATGGTGCTGAAGTTATTTGTCAGTTCTGCGAGACAGTCTATGATTTTTCTGAAAATAATTTGAAAGACCTAATAAAAAATGACGAATAA
- the mutM gene encoding DNA-formamidopyrimidine glycosylase, which translates to MPELPEVETVRRGLNKLVSGQKIISVALNYNRMIQSDLSEFLAYLPGKTILTVSRRGKYLLFELGDKTLISHLRMEGKYQLFPSEAVPDNHHFHAFFALSNGQTLVYQDVRKFGTMELVDQGKLLAFFGGKKIGPEPIASEFTLAPFQEKLVKSTKKIKPYLLDQTLVAGLGNIYVDEVLWLSKIHPSEIARNLSKKQIADLRQAIISVLDEGVKRGGSTIRSYKNALGMAGTMQDSLKVYAKKDQPCQRCGRPIEKYKLAGRGTHFCPHCQHLKKG; encoded by the coding sequence ATGCCAGAATTACCAGAAGTGGAAACCGTTCGTCGAGGGCTTAATAAGCTTGTTAGCGGTCAAAAAATAATCTCTGTAGCGCTTAACTATAACCGGATGATCCAGTCGGATCTATCAGAATTTTTGGCTTATCTTCCAGGCAAGACGATTTTGACTGTTAGCCGTCGTGGCAAGTATTTATTGTTTGAGCTAGGGGATAAGACATTGATCAGTCATCTGAGAATGGAAGGCAAGTACCAACTTTTCCCAAGTGAAGCGGTACCTGATAATCATCATTTTCATGCTTTTTTCGCGCTATCAAATGGTCAGACCTTAGTTTATCAAGATGTTAGAAAATTTGGTACGATGGAGCTGGTTGATCAGGGCAAGCTGCTTGCTTTTTTCGGGGGTAAAAAAATTGGGCCAGAACCCATAGCATCAGAGTTTACCTTAGCACCTTTTCAAGAAAAACTTGTCAAGAGTACAAAAAAAATTAAACCGTATTTACTAGATCAAACCTTAGTAGCAGGACTAGGCAATATTTATGTTGATGAGGTACTATGGTTATCTAAAATCCATCCATCAGAAATTGCGAGAAATTTATCGAAGAAACAAATTGCAGATTTGAGACAAGCCATCATTTCAGTACTAGATGAAGGTGTCAAGCGAGGCGGGTCTACTATTCGGAGCTATAAAAATGCTTTGGGGATGGCTGGTACCATGCAAGACAGTCTGAAAGTGTATGCAAAGAAAGATCAGCCTTGTCAAAGATGTGGTAGACCAATCGAAAAATATAAACTTGCGGGGCGTGGCACGCACTTTTGTCCACACTGTCAGCATCTAAAAAAAGGTTGA